The following coding sequences are from one Anopheles bellator chromosome X, idAnoBellAS_SP24_06.2, whole genome shotgun sequence window:
- the LOC131213954 gene encoding smoothelin-like protein 1 isoform X1 translates to MVVVVVVRAAAAVCVTANLCAAKHSICASFAHPRATLSDRAAVQQTTRTVASKMESQDGATVTTRTTVTTKTVASAGTPKPMSPFAKFRQLDKQNSVSSQSPPNSPKTPTTPTTPSAAMMGPMFKFTDPALNRRAATVKDQLLQWCQMKTKEYENVKIDNFSTSWSDGMAFCALIHHFLPDAFDFSKLTPQQRRHNFTLAFRVADEKAGIAPLLDVDDMVAMRKPDWKCVFTYIQSIYRRFKNED, encoded by the exons atggtggtagtTGTAGTAGtcagagcagcagcagcggtgtgTGTCACAGCCAATCTGTGTGCGGCCAAGCATTCCATTTGTGCATCCTTCGCGCATCCTCGGGCCACGCTCTCGGATCGTGcag cAGTTCAGCAGACCACGCGTACCGTCGCATCCAAGATGGAGTCCCAGGATGGCGCCACCGTGACCACGCGCACAACCG TCACTACCAAAACGGTTGCATCCGCGGGTACCCCGAAGCCCATGTCACCGTTCGCCAAGTTCCGGCAGCTCGATAAGCAGAACTCCGTCTCGTCGCAGTCGCCACCCAA CTCCCCGAAAACACCTACTACTCCAACCACACCGTCTGCCGCGATGATGGGGCCAATGTTTAAGTTTACCGATCCGGCACTGAACCGTCGCGCCGCTACTGTTAAGGATCAGTTGTTGCAGTGGTGCCAGATGAAGACTAAGGAATACGAG AACGTTAAGATAGACAACTTCTCCACCAGCTGGTCAGATGGAATGGCATTCTGTGCACTGATTCACCATTTCCTGCCAGATGCTTTTGACTTTAGCAAACTAACACCGCAACAACGACGCCATAATTTTACACTCGCCTTCCGAGTGGCTGA TGAAAAAGCCGGGATCGCGCCCCTGTTGGATGTTGACGATATGGTTGCCATGCGAAAGCCTGACTGGAAGTGTGTCTTCACTTACATACAGTCGATCTATCGGCGATTTAAAAATGAGGACTAG
- the LOC131213954 gene encoding smoothelin-like protein 1 isoform X2, with the protein MESQDGATVTTRTTVTTKTVASAGTPKPMSPFAKFRQLDKQNSVSSQSPPNSPKTPTTPTTPSAAMMGPMFKFTDPALNRRAATVKDQLLQWCQMKTKEYENVKIDNFSTSWSDGMAFCALIHHFLPDAFDFSKLTPQQRRHNFTLAFRVADEKAGIAPLLDVDDMVAMRKPDWKCVFTYIQSIYRRFKNED; encoded by the exons ATGGAGTCCCAGGATGGCGCCACCGTGACCACGCGCACAACCG TCACTACCAAAACGGTTGCATCCGCGGGTACCCCGAAGCCCATGTCACCGTTCGCCAAGTTCCGGCAGCTCGATAAGCAGAACTCCGTCTCGTCGCAGTCGCCACCCAA CTCCCCGAAAACACCTACTACTCCAACCACACCGTCTGCCGCGATGATGGGGCCAATGTTTAAGTTTACCGATCCGGCACTGAACCGTCGCGCCGCTACTGTTAAGGATCAGTTGTTGCAGTGGTGCCAGATGAAGACTAAGGAATACGAG AACGTTAAGATAGACAACTTCTCCACCAGCTGGTCAGATGGAATGGCATTCTGTGCACTGATTCACCATTTCCTGCCAGATGCTTTTGACTTTAGCAAACTAACACCGCAACAACGACGCCATAATTTTACACTCGCCTTCCGAGTGGCTGA TGAAAAAGCCGGGATCGCGCCCCTGTTGGATGTTGACGATATGGTTGCCATGCGAAAGCCTGACTGGAAGTGTGTCTTCACTTACATACAGTCGATCTATCGGCGATTTAAAAATGAGGACTAG
- the LOC131213243 gene encoding uncharacterized protein LOC131213243 yields MASRVSESEPAKVPRGRTCFYDPDTRVWSGLRRAPRHDVGQSLGQLMLSALRRCDAGHVTQIGDTGPVTCGEMYERAVRVAQWLAGRGYGEGTMAALASRNGDHVAPVMFACFALGITVNTLDAAFDTGDFAHMFGITRPVLLFCEQDLLATVLAAAAQAGIEPRIVLFGSAEHQEAAADAATAGHLRIEELLQPSGREHLFVPPTLSDPAKQLAVILCSSGTTGPSKGVSYTHAFCVANLPTLWRTSADDRLLAFSSLYWLSGFATLIIGTANMATRIITRRPFSSEYALDLLERHRVTVAFFPPFHANLLVSDPRAPAVDVSAVHTLLCGGARVSSDLYRRLQSWLPRTTDIQVGYGMSEASLIALTDREVPYRDGTVGTPQPLTEVKIVDTETGRALELGEPGEVMLRVQYSFAGYYNNPEATAATVTSDGWISTGDIGHFDQDGLLYIVDRRKDIIKYANYQILPAELETHIKLLPGVLECCVVGIPAPGSDLPAAVIIRSPGATLDEATVHEFMQARVADYKRLRGGIYFFDTLPLTPSGKVMRRKCIEQILAIRGEPLCPE; encoded by the exons ATGGCGtcgcgagtgagtgagtcgGAGCCCGCCAAAGTGCCGCGCGGGCGCACCTGCTTCTACGACCCGGACACGAGAGTGTGGTCCGGGCTGCGTCGAGCACCCCGCCACGATGTCGGCCAAAGCCTCGGCCAGCTGATGCTGAGCGCGCTGCGGCGTTGCGATGCCGGGCACGTGACGCAGATCGGCGACACGGGCCCAGTTACGTGCGGTGAGATGTACGAGCGGGCAGTGCGCGTCGCCCAGTGGCTGGCCGGGCGCGGCTACGGCGAGGGCACGATGGCAGCCCTCGCGTCCCGCAACGGTGACCACGTAGCGCCCGTTATGTTTGCCTGTTTCGCGCTCGGCATCACGGTTAACACACTCGACGCCGCGTTCGACACCGGCGACTTCGCGCACATGTTCGGCATCACGCGCCCGGTGTTGCTGTTCTGTGAGCAGGACCTCCTGGCCACCGtgctggccgcggcggccCAGGCCGGCATCGAGCCGCGGATCGTACTGTTTGGGAGCGCCGAGCACCAGGAAGCGGCCGCTGACGCCGCTACCGCGGGCCACTTGCGCATCGAGGAGCTACTGCAGCCGTCCGGACGGGAGCACCTTTTCGT GCCACCGACACTGAGCGATCCGGCGAAGCAGCTGGCGGTGATCCTGTGCTCGTCCGGGACGACCGGACCCTCGAAGGGTGTGAGCTACACGCACGCGTTCTGTGTCGCCAACCTACCGACGCTCTGGCGGACGAGCGCCGACGACCGGCTGCTGGCGTTCAGCTCCCTTTACTGGCTGTCCGGGTTCGCCACGCTCATCATCGGCACCGCCAACATGGCGACCCGCATCATAACGCGCCGGCCGTTCAGCAGCGAGTACGCGCTGGACTTACTGGAGCGCCACCGGGTCACGGTGGCCTTTTTCCCGCCGTTCCACGCCAACCTGCTGGTCAGCGACCCGCGAGCGCCAGCGGTCGACGTGAGCGCCGTGCACACGCTGCTGTGCGGCGGTGCCCGTGTCAGCTCCGACCTGTACCGCCGGCTCCAAAGCTGGCTGCCGCGCACCACCGACATCCAGGTCGGGTACGGTATGTCCGAGGCGAGTCTGATTGCGCTGACCGACCGGGAAGTCCCATACCGGGACGGTACCGTCGGGACGCCGCAGCCCCTCACCGAGGTGAAGATTGTCGACACCGAGACAGGGCGGGCGTTGGAGCTGGGCGAGCCCGGCGAGGTAATGCTGCGCGTCCAGTACTCGTTCGCCGGGTACTACAACAATCCGGAGgcgaccgccgccaccgttacCAGCGACGGCTGGATCAGTACCGGCGATATCGGCCACTTCGACCAGGACGGGCTGCTCTATATCGTGGACCGGCGCAAGGACATCATCAAGTACGCCAACTATCAGATCCTACCGGCGGAACTGGAAACGCACATCAAGCTGCTGCCGGGCGTGCTGGAGTGCTGCGTGGTTGGCATCCCGGCACCGGGCAGCGATCTGCCCGCGGCCGTCATCATCCGGTCGCCCGGTGCCACCCTCGACGAGGCGACCGTTCACGAATTTATGCAGGCCCGGGTCGCGGACTACAAGCGGCTGCGCGGGGGCATCTACTTCTTCGACACGCTGCCCCTCACGCCGTCCGGTAAGGTGAtgcgccggaagtgcatcGAACAGATTCTCGCCATCCGGGGCGAGCCATTGTGCCCGGAATGA
- the LOC131213318 gene encoding tetraspanin-31 isoform X2: MCGGFTCSKNALIALNILYVLFGFLLIGVGVYSRAASIVTNLPIIGGILVCGVILILISVLGLIGANKHHQVMLFFYMIILFLLFLVQFSIACSCLAVSSDRQQQFAKQGWSLAPIELKKEVQDKFLCCGFNASTPLHGDDDGSHPSCQQVNQVCCPAIGPTDCQCPPCSVKLENNIDYAFRLTGSIGLFFSFTEFAGVWLTVKYRNQKDPRCNPSAFL; encoded by the exons ATGTGCGGAGGTTTTACCTGCTCCAAGAACGCACTGATTGCGTTGAACATCCTCTACGTG TTGTTTGGCTTCCTGCTGATCGGAGTCGGTGTGTACAGTCGGGCAGCATCGATCGTCACCAATCTGCCAATCATCGGCGGTATCCTGGTATGCGGCGTCATACTGATCCTAATTTCCGTGCTCGGGCTAATTGGCGCTAACAAGCACCATCAGGTCATGCTGTTCTTC TACATGATCATACTGTTCCTGTTGTTCTTGGTTCAGTTTTCGATCGCGTGCAGCTGCCTGGCCGTCAGCTCGGATCGACAGCAGCAGTTCGCCAAGCAAGGTTGGTCGTTGGCGCCGATCGAACTCAAGAAAGAAGTCCAAGATAAGTTTCTCTGCTGCGGTTTCAACGCATCCACACCGTtgcacggcgacgacgatgggtcACATCCGTCCTGTCAGCAGGTGAACCAGGTGTGCTGCCCCGCAATCGGTCCCACGGACTGCCAGTGTCCGCCGTGCAGTGTGAAGCTCGAGAACAACATCGACTATGCGTTCCGCCTGACCGGTAGCATTGGATTATTCTTCAGCTTCACTGAG TTTGCTGGTGTTTGGCTTACCGTGAAATACCGCAACCAAAAGGACCCCCGCTGTAACCCGAGCGCGTTCCTCTAG
- the LOC131213318 gene encoding tetraspanin-31 isoform X1, with the protein MCGGFTCSKNALIALNILYVLFGFLLIGVGVYSRAASIVTNLPIIGGILVCGVILILISVLGLIGANKHHQVMLFFYMIILFLLFLVQFSIACSCLAVSSDRQQQFAKQGWSLAPIELKKEVQDKFLCCGFNASTPLHGDDDGSHPSCQQVNQVCCPAIGPTDCQCPPCSVKLENNIDYAFRLTGSIGLFFSFTEIIAIFLTRHYRNLQDPDHLPARAIFPHSNYVY; encoded by the exons ATGTGCGGAGGTTTTACCTGCTCCAAGAACGCACTGATTGCGTTGAACATCCTCTACGTG TTGTTTGGCTTCCTGCTGATCGGAGTCGGTGTGTACAGTCGGGCAGCATCGATCGTCACCAATCTGCCAATCATCGGCGGTATCCTGGTATGCGGCGTCATACTGATCCTAATTTCCGTGCTCGGGCTAATTGGCGCTAACAAGCACCATCAGGTCATGCTGTTCTTC TACATGATCATACTGTTCCTGTTGTTCTTGGTTCAGTTTTCGATCGCGTGCAGCTGCCTGGCCGTCAGCTCGGATCGACAGCAGCAGTTCGCCAAGCAAGGTTGGTCGTTGGCGCCGATCGAACTCAAGAAAGAAGTCCAAGATAAGTTTCTCTGCTGCGGTTTCAACGCATCCACACCGTtgcacggcgacgacgatgggtcACATCCGTCCTGTCAGCAGGTGAACCAGGTGTGCTGCCCCGCAATCGGTCCCACGGACTGCCAGTGTCCGCCGTGCAGTGTGAAGCTCGAGAACAACATCGACTATGCGTTCCGCCTGACCGGTAGCATTGGATTATTCTTCAGCTTCACTGAG ATCATCGCTATTTTCCTGACGCGCCACTATCGCAACTTGCAGGATCCTGATCACCTTCCGGCACGGGCCATTTTTCCACACAGTAACTACGTTTATTGA
- the LOC131213181 gene encoding uridine phosphorylase 1 isoform X3, producing MAWNYRPSVSEEEERDEYDDGSVKLRNPNIELMDQDILYHLALGSGSHDLQEMFGDVKFVCMGGTPKRMETFAHFMMDELKLKLPAGTQLQDISAFSYRYSMYKVGPVLSVSHGMGVPSVGILLHELIKLMYHAKVKDPHFIRIGTCGGIGVEGGTVVVTDDAYDGLLRNSYELAILGQIVHRPAILDKKLARDLKAMATEDDPYDTIIGKTMCTYDFYEGQGRLDGAFCEFSETDKMKYLDQLREFGIVNIEMESTIFAALTHYAGIKAAVVCVTLLDRMKGDQVMAPKEVMNEWQQRPQNLVSRYIKEYVRRTKLSVSYPKLVGPIKSPRRFKLVQQESEAHE from the exons ATGGCGTGGAACTACCGACCATCCGTGTCCGAGGAGGAGGAACGAGACGA GTACGACGATGGATCGGTCAAGCTTCGCAATCCCAATATCGAGCTGATGGATCAGGATATTTTGTACCATCTGGCGCTAGGTAGTGGAAGCCATGATCTTCAGGAAATGTTTGGCGATGTGAAG TTTGTGTGCATGGGCGGCACGCCGAAGCGGATGGAGACGTTTGCGCATTTCATGATGGACGAATTGAAACTAAAGCTGCCCGCCGGTACCCAGCTGCAAGACATTAGCGCGTTTTCCTATCGCTACTCGATGTACAAG GTTGGTCCTGTGCTGTCCGTAAGTCATGGCATGGGGGTCCCGTCGGTCGGCATACTGTTGCACGAACTGATCAAGCTGATGTACCATGCGAAGGTGAAGGATCCACACTTTATCCGCATCGGCACGTGTGGCGGCATCGGTGTAGAGGGTGGAACCGTTGTCGTAACTGACGATGCTTACGACGGTTTGCTGCGGAACAGCTACGAACTG GCCATCCTGGGACAGATTGTACATCGCCCTGCAATCCTTGACAAGAAGCTGGCGCGCGATCTGAAGGCAATGGCAACAGAAGACGATCCGTACGATACGATCATTGGGAAAACAATGTGCACATATGACTTCTACGAAG GTCAAGGGCGGTTAGATGGGGCGTTCTGTGAATTTAGCGAGACCGACAAAATGAAGTACTTAGACCAGTTGCGGGAGTTTGGTATCGTCAACATCGAGATGGAGAGCACCATCTTCGCCGCGCTTACCCACTACGCCGGCATCAAGGCGGCCGTCGTGTGCGTTACGTTGCTCGATCGAATGAAGGGTGACCAGGTGATGGCGCCGAAGGAGGTGATGAACGAGTGGCAGCAGCGCCCCCAGAACCTTGTTTCCCGCTACATTAAGGAGTACGTCCGGAGGACGAAACTTAGTGTGTCATATCCCAAGTTAGTGGGTCCGATTAAGTCACCGCGGCGCTTCAAGCTCGTGCAGCAGGAATCGGAAGCTCACGAGTAA
- the LOC131213181 gene encoding uridine phosphorylase 1 isoform X1, whose translation MADQVDPADNDAGNSKEEEEEFLKVLRMTRYDDGSVKLRNPNIELMDQDILYHLALGSGSHDLQEMFGDVKFVCMGGTPKRMETFAHFMMDELKLKLPAGTQLQDISAFSYRYSMYKVGPVLSVSHGMGVPSVGILLHELIKLMYHAKVKDPHFIRIGTCGGIGVEGGTVVVTDDAYDGLLRNSYELAILGQIVHRPAILDKKLARDLKAMATEDDPYDTIIGKTMCTYDFYEGQGRLDGAFCEFSETDKMKYLDQLREFGIVNIEMESTIFAALTHYAGIKAAVVCVTLLDRMKGDQVMAPKEVMNEWQQRPQNLVSRYIKEYVRRTKLSVSYPKLVGPIKSPRRFKLVQQESEAHE comes from the exons ATGGCTGATCAAGTTGATCCGGCGGATAACGATGCTGGAAACAGcaaggaggaggaagaggagttCCTGAAGGTGCTACGTATGACTAG GTACGACGATGGATCGGTCAAGCTTCGCAATCCCAATATCGAGCTGATGGATCAGGATATTTTGTACCATCTGGCGCTAGGTAGTGGAAGCCATGATCTTCAGGAAATGTTTGGCGATGTGAAG TTTGTGTGCATGGGCGGCACGCCGAAGCGGATGGAGACGTTTGCGCATTTCATGATGGACGAATTGAAACTAAAGCTGCCCGCCGGTACCCAGCTGCAAGACATTAGCGCGTTTTCCTATCGCTACTCGATGTACAAG GTTGGTCCTGTGCTGTCCGTAAGTCATGGCATGGGGGTCCCGTCGGTCGGCATACTGTTGCACGAACTGATCAAGCTGATGTACCATGCGAAGGTGAAGGATCCACACTTTATCCGCATCGGCACGTGTGGCGGCATCGGTGTAGAGGGTGGAACCGTTGTCGTAACTGACGATGCTTACGACGGTTTGCTGCGGAACAGCTACGAACTG GCCATCCTGGGACAGATTGTACATCGCCCTGCAATCCTTGACAAGAAGCTGGCGCGCGATCTGAAGGCAATGGCAACAGAAGACGATCCGTACGATACGATCATTGGGAAAACAATGTGCACATATGACTTCTACGAAG GTCAAGGGCGGTTAGATGGGGCGTTCTGTGAATTTAGCGAGACCGACAAAATGAAGTACTTAGACCAGTTGCGGGAGTTTGGTATCGTCAACATCGAGATGGAGAGCACCATCTTCGCCGCGCTTACCCACTACGCCGGCATCAAGGCGGCCGTCGTGTGCGTTACGTTGCTCGATCGAATGAAGGGTGACCAGGTGATGGCGCCGAAGGAGGTGATGAACGAGTGGCAGCAGCGCCCCCAGAACCTTGTTTCCCGCTACATTAAGGAGTACGTCCGGAGGACGAAACTTAGTGTGTCATATCCCAAGTTAGTGGGTCCGATTAAGTCACCGCGGCGCTTCAAGCTCGTGCAGCAGGAATCGGAAGCTCACGAGTAA
- the LOC131213181 gene encoding uridine phosphorylase 1 isoform X2, whose protein sequence is MADQVDPADNDAGNSKEEEEEFLKVLRMTRYDDGSVKLRNPNIELMDQDILYHLALGSGSHDLQEMFGDVKFVCMGGTPKRMETFAHFMMDELKLKLPAGTQLQDISAFSYRYSMYKVGPVLSVSHGMGVPSVGILLHELIKLMYHAKVKDPHFIRIGTCGGIGVEGGTVVVTDDAYDGLLRNSYELAILGQIVHRPAILDKKLARDLKAMATEDDPYDTIIGKTMCTYDFYEGQGRLDGAFCEFSETDKMKYLDQLREFGIVNIEMESTIFAALTHYAGIKAAVVCVTLLDRMKGDQVMAPKEVMNEWQQRPQNLVSRYIKEYVRRTKLSVSYPKFVFRTISNRRASI, encoded by the exons ATGGCTGATCAAGTTGATCCGGCGGATAACGATGCTGGAAACAGcaaggaggaggaagaggagttCCTGAAGGTGCTACGTATGACTAG GTACGACGATGGATCGGTCAAGCTTCGCAATCCCAATATCGAGCTGATGGATCAGGATATTTTGTACCATCTGGCGCTAGGTAGTGGAAGCCATGATCTTCAGGAAATGTTTGGCGATGTGAAG TTTGTGTGCATGGGCGGCACGCCGAAGCGGATGGAGACGTTTGCGCATTTCATGATGGACGAATTGAAACTAAAGCTGCCCGCCGGTACCCAGCTGCAAGACATTAGCGCGTTTTCCTATCGCTACTCGATGTACAAG GTTGGTCCTGTGCTGTCCGTAAGTCATGGCATGGGGGTCCCGTCGGTCGGCATACTGTTGCACGAACTGATCAAGCTGATGTACCATGCGAAGGTGAAGGATCCACACTTTATCCGCATCGGCACGTGTGGCGGCATCGGTGTAGAGGGTGGAACCGTTGTCGTAACTGACGATGCTTACGACGGTTTGCTGCGGAACAGCTACGAACTG GCCATCCTGGGACAGATTGTACATCGCCCTGCAATCCTTGACAAGAAGCTGGCGCGCGATCTGAAGGCAATGGCAACAGAAGACGATCCGTACGATACGATCATTGGGAAAACAATGTGCACATATGACTTCTACGAAG GTCAAGGGCGGTTAGATGGGGCGTTCTGTGAATTTAGCGAGACCGACAAAATGAAGTACTTAGACCAGTTGCGGGAGTTTGGTATCGTCAACATCGAGATGGAGAGCACCATCTTCGCCGCGCTTACCCACTACGCCGGCATCAAGGCGGCCGTCGTGTGCGTTACGTTGCTCGATCGAATGAAGGGTGACCAGGTGATGGCGCCGAAGGAGGTGATGAACGAGTGGCAGCAGCGCCCCCAGAACCTTGTTTCCCGCTACATTAAGGAGTACGTCCGGAGGACGAAACTTAGTGTGTCATATCCCAA aTTTGTTTTTAGAACTATTTCCAACCGTCGTGCTTCCATATGA